The Pseudomonas sp. MM223 genome segment TCAGTCAGCTGGCTTGGCGATGTCCCCCGCCGCCTCGGCCTCCATCTTCAGGCGGTCTGCCTTGCAGATGTACTTGGGCTTGCGCGGCGCCAGTTTGGCATTGGCCTTTTTGGCATGCGCTTCCAATAGCTGCTTGATCTTTTTACGACGGTTCATAGTCCACAGGGCCTGTCAGTGCGGTTTTGCTGACCACATCATACCTGTGCGGCCTGCGCATAGCGCACCTTGCGTCAAGCCCGAGCTCAGAAACTGTACTTGGTGCTGAACATCACATTGCGGGGCTCGCCGTAAAACCCGGTATAGAAGGTCGGGTCCAGCGCGCTGAGGTATTTTTTGTCGAACAGGTTGTTGACGTTCACGCTCGCGATCAGGTTCTGGCTCACGTCGTAGCGCGCCATCAGGTTGAACACTGCGTAATCGTCCTGGGTCGCCTTGACCGTATGGCCGATCTGCCAGGGTGCATCGGTCAGGCTCAGGCCGCTTTGCCAATTCATGCCGCCACCCACCGTCAGGCGACTGAGTTCGCCCGGCAGGCGGTAGGTGGTCCACAGTTTGACCATGTTCGCCGGCGCGATGGTGTTGATGCGCTCGTGATCCGCGTCCTTGGTCAGGCTGTGGCTGTAGCTGGCGGTGACGTTCCAGCCAGGCGTGATCTCGCCGAAGATTTCCAGGTCGATACCCCGTGTAGTGGCGCCGGACACCGCCTTGTAGGCACGCTCACGATCAGTCCCCTCGACGAAACCACCACTGAGTACGCCCAGGTTGTCCTGCTTGATCTGATAAAGGGCAATGGCCGTGTTGACACGCCCGTCCAGCAGCTCGCTTTTCAGGCCGATTTCATAGTTGTCGCCTTCGCGCGGCTCCAGCGTGGCGCCACTGCTGTCGCGTAGCGACTGTGGCTTGTAGATTTTGGTATAGCTGGCATATACCGAATGCTGCGCATTCAGGTCGTAAACCACACCCGCGTAGGGCGTGACAAAACCGGACTCTCGGGTTGCCTGGTGGTTGGTCGAACGGGTGTAGGGCGCGTTGTAGATGGCCTTTTTCTTGTAGCTGTAATCGCCGACACGGGCGCCAAAGATCAGTGACAGGTCGTCGGTCGGCTTGAAACGCGCCACCATGTACGCGGCATCCTGACGGATGGTGGTGTCATCGTTCATCAGCTTGCCCACCGAGACCGGGCGGGCGGTGTTGTTGTCCCAGTCGTAGATATTCACCGGCTTCATTTCCAGGTCATCGTCGTCCGGGTTGCTGTAGTCGTGAAACTCCGAGCCGCTCACGCCGACCAGCAGTTCGTGCTGGCGCCCCAGCAACTGAAACGGCCCCTGAACGATGGCGTCTACACCCAACTGACGTTGCGAGCCATAGCCATCACCGCCATACAGGTAAGTACCCTCCCCGCTTTGCTTGTTGGGGAA includes the following:
- the pupA_4 gene encoding Ferric-pseudobactin 358 receptor (*Name pupA_4); protein product: MLQGSGLRVVQAGEKRYVLAKADNSGAMELGATNINAAGLGAISEGTGSYTTGSSNSSTKLALSLRETPQTVSVMTRQRIDDQQLNTLSDVLKQTPGLNVQNIDSERVNIYSRGYSIDSYQFDGIPTTLIVQTSASPQSMIDTAIYDRVEIVRGATGLMTGAGDPSGSVNLIRKRPTANFHGSVSAGVGSWETYRTEVDVSGPLTPDARLRGRAVVAYQQGNSYIDHYQQEKQTYYGILEADLTDSTLLTVGFDYQKNDPRGVSFASFPLFYDDGEQTDFSRSTNAASRWSYRQQNTLNTFATLEQGLVNDWTLKVSVNNMYSTRDYSLASASGGFPNKQSGEGTYLYGGDGYGSQRQLGVDAIVQGPFQLLGRQHELLVGVSGSEFHDYSNPDDDDLEMKPVNIYDWDNNTARPVSVGKLMNDDTTIRQDAAYMVARFKPTDDLSLIFGARVGDYSYKKKAIYNAPYTRSTNHQATRESGFVTPYAGVVYDLNAQHSVYASYTKIYKPQSLRDSSGATLEPREGDNYEIGLKSELLDGRVNTAIALYQIKQDNLGVLSGGFVEGTDRERAYKAVSGATTRGIDLEIFGEITPGWNVTASYSHSLTKDADHERINTIAPANMVKLWTTYRLPGELSRLTVGGGMNWQSGLSLTDAPWQIGHTVKATQDDYAVFNLMARYDVSQNLIASVNVNNLFDKKYLSALDPTFYTGFYGEPRNVMFSTKYSF